Proteins encoded in a region of the Mercenaria mercenaria strain notata chromosome 1, MADL_Memer_1, whole genome shotgun sequence genome:
- the LOC123545449 gene encoding insulinoma-associated protein 1a-like yields MSKMPKGFLVKRTKHAGTFSHRNRHFSDDDRSESGSDQEHVHTNFGSPDSGYSASPVFASFRERYGGQCVDFIGSRSPVSSPLTVSTSTYPSPLYYSTFDRLSVCSDTPLDLKISSKEYDSDNLKPIDYSITPAKSNDTESKSEQISKPTPISPNKRRGNSENSENKIKSTKKPKAARKINFDEDNSSPVSGTIIRKLTDEDNGARIVCGDIDSKFNCVEVTPEAKAEIAKIENRIGDYVCRLCKELFDDAFQLAQHRCSMIINIEYRCPECDKVFNCPANLASHRRWHKPRPVVSKKNNEPTKILPAVTSDELQKEIKTKNAQTTSEEGQFACDKCNKKFRRQAYLRKHQQTHVIDAIFVCQFCSKIYPNDNARAKHEMTHTTGKELTCTLCMTSFPNKIVLEKHVRQHGNDTFNCKYCDSSFCSSPGLTRHINKCHPSENRQVILLQIPVNRTS; encoded by the coding sequence ATGAGCAAGATGCCAAAAGGATTTCTTGTTAAAAGGACAAAACATGCAGGAACATTTTCGCACAGAAATCGCCACTTCTCGGACGATGATAGGAGCGAAAGCGGCTCAGATCAAGAGCACGTGCACACTAATTTTGGATCTCCCGATTCTGGTTATTCAGCTTCGCCAGTTTTCGCCAGTTTCCGTGAACGTTACGGAGGACAATGCGTGGACTTCATTGGCTCTAGATCGCCGGTGTCTTCGCCGCTTACTGTAAGTACAAGCACATATCCTTCACCGCTCTACTACTCAACGTTcgaccgtctgtccgtctgcagtGACACACCTTTAGATCTCAAAATTTCAAGCAAAGAATACGATAGCGATAATCTGAAACCAATTGATTATTCTATTACACCAGCAAAATCAAATGACACTGAATCAAAATCTGAGCAGATTTCAAAACCAACACCCATCAGTCCAAACAAACGGAGAGGAAACAGCGAAAACTCCGAAAATAAGATCAAATCTACAAAAAAGCCAAAAGCTGCTAGAAAAATAAATTTCGACGAAGATAACTCATCTCCTGTGTCTGGAACAATAATTCGTAAACTAACCGACGAAGATAACGGTGCAAGGATAGTGTGTGGTGATATTGACAGTAAGTTTAATTGTGTTGAGGTCACGCCTGAAGCAAAAGCTGAAATTGCAAAGATTGAAAACCGCATCGGGGACTATGTCTGCAGATTGTGCAAGGAACTCTTTGATGACGCCTTTCAGCTCGCTCAGCACCGGTGTTCAATGATTATCAATATTGAATATCGTTGTCCAGAGTGCGATAAAGTTTTTAACTGTCCTGCGAATCTAGCATCCCATCGTAGATGGCACAAGCCGCGCCCAGTGGTCAGCAAGAAAAATAACGAGCCAACAAAAATTCTTCCGGCGGTAACATCCGACGAACtacaaaaagaaatcaaaacaaaGAACGCCCAGACAACATCCGAGGAGGGTCAGTTTGCCTGCGACAAATGCAACAAAAAGTTTCGACGTCAGGCTTATTTAAGGAAACATCAACAAACGCACGTGATTGACGCCATCTTTGTTTGTCAGTTCTGCAGCAAAATTTATCCAAATGACAATGCACGTGCTAAACATGAAATGACACATACAACAGGGAAGGAGCTCACGTGCACGTTGTGCATGACGTCATTTCCCAACAAAATCGTGCTGGAGAAGCATGTGCGCCAACACGGAAATGACACCTTTAACTGTAAGTACTGTGACAGTTCGTTTTGTAGCTCCCCGGGACTGACCAGACATATCAACAAGTGTCATCCCTCAGAAAACCGCCAGGTCATTTTACTACAGATTCCAGTAAACCGTACCAGTTAG